The following are from one region of the Candidatus Methylomirabilota bacterium genome:
- a CDS encoding carcinine hydrolase/isopenicillin-N N-acyltransferase family protein: MNEQAPNRNFENIADKPRCAFLFGKSTGSESIDFLRGGEMTHASMGCFLIGVTGPGFSANGDALIGSVSDDPYDVRTFLRAVKPAGSQAHIGTELVSTTEHSLIERGYFSDPGETTRGLNESGLAFTCALIFEKETAERTPNATSFADLSRKMMTNCETVLDAIDLFRSAGACTPPFSVLLADAKGDLAHLEAGAFGVNVNHHYSQQSPGVVFAVNCYLSQKLVHYNAPNAVIENTQNNNLARRERGEQLAQELRGKLDVASLARILSDHANRERDPMDNPLLEAWGYSICNHGTRHQETYPHENLPWGTVSAEIMQPSEKLFWYAYGWACGQQPEYGDQIYQEKSWGKFVPFGFGASDSENEEITVLATADGEITPAGLRSQAAREPATRVG; the protein is encoded by the coding sequence ATGACACACGCGTCGATGGGCTGTTTTCTGATTGGTGTTACGGGTCCGGGCTTCAGCGCAAATGGCGACGCGCTAATTGGAAGTGTGAGTGATGATCCTTACGACGTCCGGACGTTCTTGCGGGCCGTGAAGCCTGCCGGGTCGCAGGCACACATTGGCACGGAGTTGGTCTCGACCACGGAGCATTCATTGATCGAAAGAGGTTACTTTTCCGATCCGGGCGAAACGACCAGAGGCCTCAACGAGAGCGGGCTCGCCTTCACCTGTGCCTTGATCTTCGAGAAAGAGACTGCGGAAAGAACTCCCAATGCGACGTCTTTCGCGGATCTCTCGCGGAAGATGATGACGAACTGCGAGACGGTCCTTGACGCCATCGACCTGTTCCGATCCGCCGGCGCATGCACGCCGCCGTTTTCGGTATTGCTTGCCGATGCGAAAGGCGACCTCGCCCATCTGGAAGCCGGCGCTTTCGGTGTCAACGTTAACCACCACTACTCCCAACAGAGTCCCGGCGTGGTCTTTGCCGTGAACTGCTATCTCTCGCAGAAACTTGTCCACTACAACGCCCCGAACGCCGTCATCGAGAACACGCAGAACAACAACCTGGCACGCAGAGAACGAGGAGAACAATTGGCGCAGGAGCTCCGGGGCAAATTGGACGTCGCTTCCCTCGCGCGGATCCTCTCGGACCATGCCAATCGAGAGCGTGATCCGATGGACAACCCTCTTCTGGAAGCCTGGGGGTATTCGATCTGCAATCATGGAACACGGCATCAGGAGACCTATCCGCACGAGAACCTGCCCTGGGGGACCGTGAGCGCGGAGATTATGCAACCTTCGGAAAAGTTGTTCTGGTATGCCTACGGCTGGGCCTGCGGCCAACAGCCGGAATACGGTGACCAGATTTATCAGGAGAAGTCGTGGGGCAAGTTCGTTCCGTTTGGCTTCGGCGCGAGTGACAGTGAGAACGAGGAAATCACGGTGCTCGCCACAGCCGACGGTGAGATCACGCCCGCTGGATTACGCAGTCAGGCCGCCCGCGAACCGGCGACCAGAGTTGGCTAG